The following coding sequences lie in one Glycine max cultivar Williams 82 chromosome 19, Glycine_max_v4.0, whole genome shotgun sequence genomic window:
- the LOC100801860 gene encoding rhodanese-like domain-containing protein 9, chloroplastic-like, which yields MAGTGFSTSCLSSSSNLGTCWLVLKTHNARAVPGKLPGTVRRRLSLIKAEVKYVNAEKAKELVEADGYTVLDVRDKTQFVRAHIKSCSHVPLFVENKDNDPGTIIKRQLHNNFSGLFFGLPFTKPNPEFVQSVKSQFPPESKLLVVCQEGLRSAAAASKLEEAGFENIACITSGLQTVKPGTFDSVGSTELENAGKAGLVTIQGKISTVLGTILVCAYIFVTFFPDQAEKLFQLAPTG from the exons ATGGCAGGAACTGGTTTCTCCACCTCCTGTCTTTCCTCTTCCAG CAACTTAGGGACATGTTGGTTGGTATTAAAAACTCACAATGCAAGGGCCGTGCCAGGGAAACTACCTGGAACTGTAAggagaagattgtcattaataAAAGCAGAAGTGAAGTATGTGAACGCTGAAAAGGCTAAGGAACTTGTGGAAGCTGATGGATATACTGTTCTTGATGTGCGGGACAAAACTCAGTTTGTGCGAGCTCACATAAAATCTTGTTCTCATGTGCctctttttgttgaaaacaaagACAATGATCCCG GTACTATTATAAAAAGGCAGCTGCACAATAATTTTTCTGGGTTGTTCTTTGGGTTACCATTCACTAAGCCAAATCCTGAGTTTGTGCAATCTGTTAAGAGCCAGTTTCCGCCTGAAAGTAAACTCTTGGTTGTATGTCAGGAAGGACTGAG GTCTGCTGCAGCAGCAAGTAAGTTAGAAGAAGCTGGTTTCGAAAATATAGCATGCATAACATCTGGCCTTCAAACTGTAAAACCAG GGACTTTTGATTCTGTAGGGTCTACAGAGTTGGAGAATGCCGGCAAAGCTGGCTTGGTGACAATCCAAGGAAAAATCTCAACTGTGCTGGGAACTATTCTTGTTT gTGCATATATATTCGTTACCTTCTTCCCTGACCAAGCAGAGAAGCTATTCCAATTGGCCCCTACAGGCTAA
- the LOC100499840 gene encoding Outer envelope pore protein 16-3, chloroplastic/mitochondrial-like: MVDAAERRYLEDDDSSLMKTIKGATTGLVAGTIWGTVVATWYDVPRVERNVALPGLIRTFKMMGNYGLTFAAIGGVYIGVEQLVQNYRMKRDLVNGAVGGFVAGATILGYRGRSIKTALSAGSALAFTSAFLDFGDQTIKHDTGKEYAAYTTKKRPSTEA; the protein is encoded by the exons ATGGTGGACGCAGCAGAACGTAGGTACTTGGAGGATGACGATTCATCACTCATGAAAACTATTAAGGGGGCAACAACTGGTTTAGTTGCTGGCACTATCTGGGGGACCGTAGTTGCCACCTGGTATGATGTCCCTCGTGTAGAGAGAAATGTTGCTCTTCCAGGGCTGATTAGGACTTTCAAGATGATGGGCAACTATGGTTTGACCTTTGCTGCCATAGGAGGAGTCTACATAGGTGTGGAGCAGTTGGTGCAAAACTATAGGATGAAGAGGGATTTAGTCAATGGAGCTGTTGGCGGATTTGTTGCTGGTGCAACTATTCTGGGTTACAGAG GAAGGAGCATCAAAACTGCACTTTCTGCTGGATCAGCATTGGCATTCACATCTGCATTCCTTGATTTCGGTGATCAGACAATAAAACATGATACTGGGAAGGAGTACGCGGCTTACACCACAAAGAAAAGACCCAGTACTGAAGCATAA